One Phocoena sinus isolate mPhoSin1 chromosome 14, mPhoSin1.pri, whole genome shotgun sequence genomic region harbors:
- the RFC5 gene encoding replication factor C subunit 5: protein METSAHKQQQQPEGGKIRNLPWVEKYRPQTLDDLISHQDILSTIQKFISEDRLPHLLLYGPPGTGKTSTILACAKQLYKDKEFGSMVLELNASDDRGIDIVRGPILSFASTRTIFKKGFKLVILDEADAMTQDAQNALRRVIEKFTENTRFCLICNYLSKIIPALQSRCTRFRFGPLTPELMVPRLEYVAEEEKVDISEDGMKALVTLSSGDMRRALNILQSTNMAFGKVTEETVYTCTGHPLKSDIANILDWMLNQDFTTAYRNIMELKTLKGLALHDILTEIHLFVHRVDFPSSVRIHLLTKMADIEYRLSVGTSEKIQLSSLIAAFQVTRDLIVTEA from the exons ATGGAGACCTCAGCGcacaagcagcagcagcagcctgaggGGGGCAAGATCAGGAACCTGCCTTG GGTTGAAAAATACCGGCCACAGACACTGGATGATCTCATTTCTCATCAGGACATCTTGAGTACCA TTCAGAAGTTTATCAGTGAGGACCGCCTGCCGCACCTCCTTCTCTATGGTCCTCCAGGGACGGGAAAGACATCCACCATCCTGGCCTGTGCTAAACAGCTGTACAAAGATAAGGAATTTGGCTCCATGGTCTTGGAG CTGAATGCTTCAGATGACCGAGGAATAGATATCGTTCGGGGACCAATCCTGAGCTTTGCTAGCACAAGGACAATATTTAA GAAAGGCTTTAAACTAGTGATCTTGGATGAAGCTGATGCCATGACTCAGGACGCCCAGAACGCCTTGCGGAGAG TGATTGAGAAATTTACTGAAAATACCAGATTTTGCCTCATCTGTAACTATCTGTCAAAGATCATCCCCGCCTTGCAGTCCCGGTGTACAAGGTTCCGATTCGGTCCCCTGACCCCTGAACTCATGGTTCCCCGCCTGGAATATGTCGCAGAAGAAGAGAA AGTTGACATAAGTGAAGACGGGATGAAAGCGCTCGTAACTCTTTCCAGTGGAGACATGCGAAGGGCTCTGAACATCTTGCAG AGCACCAACATGGCCTTTGGGAAGGTGACAGAGGAGACCGTCTACACCTGCACAGGGCACCCACTCAAGTCAGACATCGCCAACATTCTGGACTGGATGTTGAATCAAGACTTCACCACGGCCTACAGGA ATATCATGGAGTTGAAAACTCTAAAGGGGTTGGCATTACATGACATCCTGACAGAGATACACCTGTTCGTGCACAGAG TTGACTTTCCATCTTCAGTTCGAATACATTTATTGACCAAAATGGCAGACATTGA gTACAGACTTTCTGTTGGCACCAGTGAGAAGATACAGCTGAGTTCCCTCATTGCCGCCTTTCAAGTCACCAGAGACCTGATTGTCACAGAAGCCTAG